One window of Bacillota bacterium genomic DNA carries:
- a CDS encoding alanine--tRNA ligase, with amino-acid sequence MQRWSADELRSQFLRFFEEKGHKRLPSASLIPYGDPTLLLTAAGMVPFKPYFLGLRKPEYTRVTTCQRCVRTPDIDRVGYTHRHNTFFEMLGNFSFGDYFKREAISWAWEFVTERMQIPKDVLWVSVYEQDDEAARLWQEIAGMPEERIVRLGKSENFWEIGVGPCGPCSEIYVDRGPQYGCADPNCKPGCDNCQRYLEIWNLVFIEFHKEEDGSYTRLEKPGIDTGMGLERAAAVLQGVESNFDIDLVRPIVEAVAERAGVKYGEDPKKDVSLRVITDHMRAVTFLVFDGVVPGNEGRGYVLRRLLRRASRHARQLGIEEPILADISDVVIRQMSVGYPELPERREYVHNMIALEERRFRETLDQGMNVLDELFGELAARGETVLKGRDVFRLYDTYGIPKELVQEIAAERGFTVDLEGFEAALAEQRERARAARGGGSYLGVEPEVWAQVEVPPTRFVGYTTLSWEARVQALLVGGEMVGEARQGQDALVILDATPFYAEAGGQVGDTGTITAPGGQLLVKDVQKNDSGVYVHFAKITSGRIRVGDVVLATVDEKTRVATMRHHTATHLLHAALQEVLGEHALQAGSLVAPDRLRFDFTHFEPLTPEQLATIERIVNEKIMAALPVTWEEMPLEQARRLGAKALFGEKYGEIVRVVRIGDYSLELCGGTHMNNSGEIGPFKIVSEGSVAAGVRRIEALAGEPAWRYIAERDELVRAVARRLQVAPAQVEEKLESVLLQLRQTERERDELRRQLAALQAERLLAQAERVDGVAILTAAVDGVDGDELLAMGDTLRDRLGEGVVVLGTASGGKALFVAMVTPGLVQLGVHAGHIVREAATVAEGGGGGQPHMARAGGKNPAKLADALARAKAVAREQVAAARASR; translated from the coding sequence ATGCAGCGTTGGAGCGCGGACGAGCTCCGCAGCCAGTTTTTGCGTTTTTTCGAGGAAAAGGGCCACAAGCGCCTGCCTAGCGCGTCGCTCATTCCTTACGGGGATCCGACGCTGCTGCTGACGGCGGCGGGGATGGTGCCTTTCAAGCCGTATTTTCTCGGACTGCGCAAGCCCGAGTATACTCGGGTGACCACGTGCCAGCGCTGCGTGCGCACGCCCGACATCGACCGGGTCGGCTATACGCACCGGCACAATACGTTTTTCGAGATGCTGGGCAACTTCTCGTTCGGCGACTATTTCAAGCGCGAAGCCATCAGCTGGGCTTGGGAGTTCGTCACGGAGCGGATGCAAATTCCGAAGGACGTCCTCTGGGTCAGCGTCTACGAGCAGGACGACGAGGCGGCGCGCCTGTGGCAGGAAATCGCCGGCATGCCCGAGGAGCGCATCGTGCGCCTGGGCAAGTCGGAAAACTTCTGGGAAATCGGCGTCGGCCCGTGCGGGCCGTGCTCGGAAATTTACGTCGATCGCGGGCCCCAGTATGGCTGCGCCGATCCGAACTGCAAACCGGGCTGCGACAACTGCCAGCGGTACCTGGAAATCTGGAACCTGGTTTTCATCGAGTTCCACAAGGAAGAAGACGGTTCGTACACCCGGCTCGAGAAGCCCGGCATCGATACGGGTATGGGGCTGGAGCGCGCCGCCGCGGTGCTGCAGGGCGTCGAGAGCAACTTCGACATCGACCTGGTGCGGCCCATCGTGGAGGCGGTGGCCGAGCGGGCGGGGGTCAAGTACGGCGAAGATCCGAAGAAGGACGTGTCGCTGCGGGTCATCACCGACCACATGCGGGCCGTGACGTTCCTCGTGTTTGACGGCGTCGTACCGGGCAACGAGGGCCGGGGCTACGTCCTGCGCCGCCTGCTCCGGCGGGCGTCTCGTCACGCGCGGCAGCTCGGCATCGAAGAGCCCATCTTGGCCGACATCAGCGACGTGGTCATCCGGCAGATGTCGGTAGGGTACCCCGAGCTGCCGGAGCGGCGCGAGTACGTGCACAACATGATCGCGCTGGAGGAGCGGCGCTTCCGCGAGACCCTCGACCAAGGCATGAACGTGCTGGACGAGCTGTTCGGCGAGCTGGCCGCGAGGGGCGAGACGGTCCTCAAGGGCCGCGACGTGTTCCGCCTCTACGACACGTACGGGATTCCGAAAGAGCTGGTCCAGGAAATCGCGGCCGAGCGCGGCTTTACGGTGGACCTCGAAGGGTTCGAAGCGGCCTTGGCCGAGCAGCGGGAGCGGGCGCGGGCCGCGCGGGGCGGCGGCTCGTACCTCGGCGTCGAGCCGGAAGTGTGGGCGCAGGTGGAGGTGCCGCCGACGCGGTTCGTCGGCTACACGACGCTGTCGTGGGAGGCGCGCGTGCAGGCGCTGCTCGTGGGCGGCGAGATGGTAGGCGAAGCCCGGCAAGGGCAGGACGCCTTGGTCATCCTCGACGCCACACCCTTTTACGCCGAAGCCGGCGGCCAGGTGGGCGACACCGGCACCATCACCGCTCCGGGCGGGCAGCTTTTGGTCAAAGACGTCCAGAAAAACGACAGCGGCGTTTACGTGCACTTCGCCAAGATCACCAGCGGCCGCATCCGCGTGGGCGACGTCGTGCTGGCGACGGTGGACGAAAAGACGCGCGTGGCGACGATGCGGCACCATACCGCTACGCACTTGCTGCACGCCGCGCTGCAGGAAGTGCTGGGCGAGCACGCGCTGCAGGCCGGGTCGCTCGTGGCGCCCGACCGGCTTCGCTTCGACTTTACGCACTTTGAGCCGCTGACGCCGGAGCAGCTGGCGACCATCGAGCGGATCGTCAACGAGAAAATCATGGCCGCCCTGCCCGTCACCTGGGAGGAAATGCCGCTGGAGCAGGCGCGGCGGCTTGGCGCGAAGGCGCTGTTCGGCGAAAAGTACGGGGAAATCGTGCGGGTCGTCCGCATCGGCGACTACAGTCTCGAACTGTGCGGCGGCACGCATATGAATAACAGCGGCGAAATCGGCCCGTTCAAGATTGTCTCGGAAGGCAGCGTGGCGGCGGGCGTGCGCCGGATCGAAGCGCTGGCCGGCGAGCCCGCGTGGCGCTATATCGCTGAACGGGACGAGCTGGTGCGCGCCGTAGCCAGGCGGCTTCAGGTGGCGCCCGCGCAGGTGGAGGAAAAGCTGGAGTCGGTCCTGCTGCAGCTGCGGCAGACCGAGCGCGAGCGCGACGAGCTGCGCCGGCAGTTGGCGGCGCTGCAGGCGGAAAGGCTGCTGGCGCAGGCGGAGCGGGTGGACGGCGTCGCGATCTTGACCGCGGCCGTCGACGGCGTCGACGGCGACGAGCTGTTGGCCATGGGCGACACGTTGCGGGATCGCCTGGGCGAAGGTGTCGTCGTGCTGGGTACCGCGTCGGGCGGCAAGGCGCTGTTCGTGGCCATGGTGACGCCCGGGCTCGTCCAGCTGGGCGTGCACGCGGGGCACATCGTGCGGGAGGCGGCCACCGTGGCGGAGGGCGGCGGCGGCGGGCAACCGCACATGGCGCGCGCCGGCGGCAAGAATCCCGCCAAGCTCGCGGACGCGCTGGCTCGCGCCAAGGCCGTGGCTCGCGAGCAGGTGGCGGCGGCCCGGGCCAGCCGGTGA
- a CDS encoding tRNA 2-thiouridine(34) synthase MnmA → MERTNGTAPGWPLPPGAPPKHKIRVVVAMSGGVDSSVAAALLKKEGYDVIGITMQLWPSDLPYGQFSESGCCSLTAVEDARRVAYKLGIPYYVVNFQEPFREAVIDAFVEEYLRGETPNPCLICNQRVKFGLLLQKAMELGADYVATGHYARIGYDPERGRYVVRKSRDPLKDQTYTFYGQTQEQLAHTLTPCGDYTKEEIRALAREWNLGVASKPDSQEICFIPDNDYRRFLREYRPEAYNPGPILDKHGRRIGTHDGIAFYTVGQRKGLRISSGERLYVIAIDKENNALIVGTEEDVLGTALAVRDVNWVSIPGIDRPRRVRAKIRYNAPEVDAEIFPGPGGQVVTRLIEPQRAISPGQAVVWYDGEYLLGGGIIDRQLSAEEAESLRAAGHTSIASGVQQ, encoded by the coding sequence ATGGAGAGAACGAACGGCACGGCGCCGGGGTGGCCGCTGCCGCCCGGTGCGCCGCCGAAGCATAAAATTCGCGTCGTGGTCGCCATGAGCGGCGGGGTGGACAGCTCCGTGGCGGCGGCGCTGCTCAAAAAGGAAGGCTACGACGTCATCGGCATTACGATGCAGCTGTGGCCGTCGGATCTGCCGTATGGCCAATTTTCCGAGAGCGGCTGCTGCAGCCTGACGGCGGTGGAAGATGCGCGCCGGGTAGCGTACAAGCTTGGCATCCCCTACTACGTCGTCAACTTTCAGGAACCGTTCCGGGAGGCGGTCATCGACGCGTTCGTCGAGGAATACCTGCGCGGCGAGACGCCCAACCCGTGTCTCATCTGCAACCAAAGGGTCAAGTTCGGCCTGCTGCTGCAGAAAGCCATGGAATTGGGGGCCGACTACGTGGCCACGGGGCATTACGCCCGCATCGGCTACGACCCCGAGCGGGGCCGCTACGTAGTGCGCAAGTCGCGGGATCCGCTGAAAGACCAGACGTACACGTTTTACGGCCAGACCCAGGAGCAGCTGGCGCACACGCTGACGCCGTGCGGAGACTACACAAAAGAGGAAATCCGCGCGCTGGCGCGGGAGTGGAACCTGGGCGTGGCGTCCAAGCCGGATTCCCAGGAAATCTGCTTCATTCCCGACAACGATTACCGGCGCTTCTTGCGCGAGTACCGGCCCGAGGCTTACAACCCCGGCCCCATCCTCGACAAGCACGGCCGGCGCATCGGCACGCACGACGGCATCGCGTTTTACACCGTCGGCCAGCGCAAGGGCTTGCGCATCAGCAGCGGCGAGCGCTTGTACGTCATCGCCATCGACAAGGAGAACAACGCCCTCATCGTGGGGACGGAGGAGGACGTGCTGGGCACGGCGCTGGCGGTGCGCGACGTGAACTGGGTGAGCATCCCGGGCATCGACCGGCCGCGCCGGGTGCGGGCCAAGATCCGGTACAACGCTCCGGAAGTCGACGCGGAAATTTTCCCCGGGCCCGGCGGGCAAGTGGTGACGCGCCTTATCGAGCCGCAGCGGGCCATCAGCCCGGGTCAAGCGGTCGTATGGTACGACGGCGAGTACCTGCTGGGCGGCGGCATCATCGACCGGCAGCTGAGCGCGGAGGAGGCGGAAAGTTTGCGGGCAGCTGGGCATACTAGCATCGCGTCCGGCGTGCAGCAATGA
- a CDS encoding cysteine desulfurase NifS yields the protein MDYAATTPLDEEVFEAMAPWLRREYGNPSSLYALARRARAAIDEAREQVAAVLGAAPSEIYFTSGGTEAVNMAVKGVAWAMREQGRGDHVVVSAVEHKAVLEAAAFLERHGFRVTRLPVDQYGLVCPEAVAEALQPGTVLVAVMHANNEIGTIQPVREIGRIARERGVPFLVDAVQTVGLLDVDVNAIGCDLLAVSGHKVYGPKGVGALYVRRGLRVEPLLHGGGQERGLRAGTEHVAGIVGLSAALRLAAARRIEAAEHAARLRDALIEGIRRRVPDAVLNGHPTQRLPNNAHFSFPGVDGESLLLNLDLAGIAASAGSACTSGSLEPSHVLRAIGLPKELTLGALRLTVGKYTTMEDVAAVVDAVAEIVARLRGRAPAAVRIWRRNE from the coding sequence ATGGACTATGCGGCCACCACGCCGTTGGACGAAGAAGTGTTCGAGGCCATGGCCCCGTGGTTGCGGCGCGAGTACGGCAACCCCTCGTCGCTCTACGCGCTGGCCCGGCGAGCGCGCGCGGCCATCGACGAGGCGCGGGAACAAGTGGCAGCCGTGCTGGGCGCCGCACCGTCGGAGATCTACTTCACTTCCGGCGGCACGGAGGCCGTCAACATGGCCGTCAAGGGCGTCGCCTGGGCCATGCGCGAGCAAGGCCGCGGCGACCACGTCGTCGTGTCGGCGGTGGAGCACAAGGCGGTGCTGGAGGCGGCCGCCTTCCTGGAGCGGCACGGCTTCCGCGTCACGCGCTTGCCCGTAGACCAGTACGGCTTGGTCTGCCCCGAGGCGGTGGCCGAAGCGCTGCAGCCCGGCACCGTGCTGGTCGCGGTCATGCACGCCAACAACGAGATCGGTACAATCCAGCCTGTTCGCGAAATCGGCCGCATCGCCCGCGAGCGGGGCGTGCCGTTCCTGGTCGACGCCGTCCAGACCGTGGGCTTGCTGGACGTGGACGTCAACGCCATCGGCTGCGACTTGCTGGCGGTGTCGGGGCATAAGGTGTACGGCCCCAAAGGCGTGGGGGCGCTCTATGTGCGGCGCGGCCTGCGTGTCGAGCCGCTGCTGCATGGGGGCGGCCAGGAAAGAGGTTTGCGCGCGGGAACGGAACACGTGGCCGGCATCGTCGGCCTTAGCGCCGCGCTGCGCCTCGCCGCGGCGAGAAGAATAGAAGCGGCCGAGCACGCCGCGCGGCTGCGGGACGCGCTGATCGAGGGCATCCGGCGCCGCGTGCCGGACGCGGTGCTGAACGGGCACCCGACGCAGCGGCTGCCCAACAACGCCCACTTCAGCTTTCCGGGCGTGGATGGCGAGTCGCTGCTGCTCAACCTGGACTTGGCGGGCATCGCGGCCTCGGCGGGTTCGGCTTGCACCTCGGGCTCGCTGGAGCCGTCCCACGTGCTGCGGGCCATCGGCTTGCCCAAGGAACTGACGCTGGGCGCCTTGCGGCTGACGGTAGGCAAGTACACGACTATGGAAGACGTCGCGGCCGTCGTCGACGCCGTCGCGGAAATCGTCGCGAGGCTGCGGGGGCGGGCGCCGGCGGCCGTCCGGATTTGGCGGAGAAATGAGTGA
- a CDS encoding Rrf2 family transcriptional regulator, which produces MRVSTRGEYGLRAMLELARLYGNGPIPLKQIAGRQKVSEHYLEQLMSALRKAGLVASVRGAQGGYALARPPEEIYVGDVLRVLEGSIELEWDEREPLGAEPHYLPMFATRRLWRELNARIVQLVDSLTLAELLAWGEQDQAAQREYVYYI; this is translated from the coding sequence ATGCGGGTTTCCACGCGGGGCGAGTACGGGCTGCGCGCGATGCTGGAGCTGGCCCGGCTGTACGGCAACGGCCCGATTCCGCTAAAACAGATCGCGGGACGCCAGAAAGTGTCGGAGCACTACCTGGAGCAGCTGATGAGCGCGCTGCGCAAAGCCGGCTTGGTGGCCAGCGTGCGCGGCGCCCAAGGCGGCTACGCGCTGGCCCGGCCTCCCGAGGAAATCTACGTCGGCGACGTGCTGCGGGTGCTCGAAGGCTCCATCGAACTTGAGTGGGACGAACGGGAGCCTCTCGGGGCGGAACCGCACTACCTGCCCATGTTCGCCACTCGCCGGCTGTGGCGCGAACTGAACGCGCGCATCGTGCAGCTGGTGGATTCGCTGACGCTGGCGGAGCTGCTGGCGTGGGGCGAACAAGATCAGGCCGCCCAGCGGGAATATGTGTACTACATTTGA
- a CDS encoding AAA family ATPase, which yields MGDLFTAAEERTRRAAAPLATRMRPRTLDEVLGQEHLIGPGRPLRVAIETDRLPSLILYGPPGSGKTTLAEVIARTTKAHFVKLNAVGSGVADVRQVIEQAKDALKFHGRRTVLFIDEIHRFNKAQQDALLPAVEDGTIILIGATTENPYFSVNAPLLSRTRILRLHALSDEQLAELVRRALADAERGLGRLNVQLQDAALAELLRAANGDARAVLNSLEAAVELAQAEARRAGAPPDAPLVVTPEVVRTAVQTRSILYDPDGDAHYDTMSAFIKSMRGSDPDAAVYWLARMLEGGEDPRAIARRLIIHAAEDVGNADPQALLVATAAAAAVEHVGLPEARIPLAQAAIYIAVAPKSNAACVAIDKALQAVRERRWEPVPIHLRDASYPGARRFGHGAGYKYPHDYPGHYVPQQYLPDNVKGERFYEPSDQGFEVVIRRRLEELRRLGEGGEPRPAGE from the coding sequence ATGGGTGACTTGTTCACGGCGGCGGAGGAACGAACGCGCCGGGCGGCAGCGCCGCTGGCGACGCGCATGCGGCCCCGCACGCTGGACGAAGTGCTGGGCCAAGAGCATCTGATCGGACCGGGACGCCCGCTGCGGGTGGCCATCGAGACGGACCGGCTGCCGTCGCTGATTTTGTACGGTCCGCCCGGCTCCGGCAAGACGACGCTCGCGGAAGTCATCGCCCGGACGACGAAAGCCCACTTTGTGAAGTTGAACGCCGTCGGCAGCGGCGTCGCCGACGTGCGTCAAGTCATTGAGCAGGCCAAAGATGCCTTGAAGTTCCACGGGCGCCGCACGGTGCTGTTCATTGACGAAATCCACCGCTTCAACAAAGCGCAGCAAGACGCGTTGCTGCCGGCGGTGGAAGACGGCACCATCATCCTCATCGGTGCCACCACGGAGAATCCTTATTTTTCCGTCAACGCCCCGCTCTTGTCTCGTACGCGCATCTTGCGCTTGCACGCGTTGAGCGACGAGCAGCTGGCGGAGCTCGTGCGGCGCGCCCTGGCCGACGCGGAGCGGGGCTTGGGCCGGCTCAACGTGCAATTGCAAGACGCGGCCCTCGCGGAACTGCTGCGGGCGGCCAACGGCGATGCCCGCGCGGTGTTGAACAGCCTGGAAGCGGCGGTGGAGCTGGCGCAGGCCGAGGCGCGGCGCGCCGGAGCGCCGCCGGACGCGCCGCTGGTGGTGACGCCCGAGGTCGTGCGGACCGCCGTGCAGACCCGCAGCATCCTCTACGATCCCGACGGGGACGCGCACTACGACACCATGTCGGCTTTCATCAAGAGCATGCGGGGCTCCGATCCCGACGCGGCGGTCTACTGGCTGGCGCGCATGCTGGAAGGCGGCGAAGATCCGCGGGCCATCGCCCGCCGGCTCATTATCCATGCGGCGGAAGACGTCGGCAACGCGGATCCGCAGGCGCTGCTGGTGGCTACGGCCGCCGCGGCCGCCGTCGAGCACGTCGGCTTGCCCGAAGCGCGCATCCCGCTGGCGCAGGCCGCCATCTATATCGCCGTGGCGCCCAAGAGCAACGCGGCCTGCGTGGCCATCGACAAGGCGCTGCAGGCCGTGCGCGAGCGGCGCTGGGAACCGGTGCCCATCCACCTGCGCGACGCCTCGTACCCTGGCGCCCGCCGCTTTGGGCACGGCGCGGGGTACAAGTACCCGCACGATTATCCCGGCCATTACGTGCCGCAGCAGTACTTGCCGGACAACGTGAAAGGCGAACGGTTTTACGAGCCCAGCGACCAGGGGTTCGAGGTCGTCATCCGGCGGCGGCTGGAAGAGCTGCGCCGGCTCGGCGAGGGCGGCGAGCCGCGGCCGGCGGGCGAGTAA
- a CDS encoding aspartate--tRNA ligase, producing the protein MAPSTRWQRTHGCGELRLEHVGQEVILNGWVHRRRDHGGLIFVDLRDRSGIVQLVFSPQTDAEAFAVAETLRNEYVVSVRGKVRRRIPGAENPELPTGDIEVDATHVQVLNRAGTLPFSISDRIDVDEAVRLRYRFLDLRRPSMQRVFIVRHKAAKAVRDFLDAEGFLEIETPMLTRSTPEGARDYLVPSRLHPGHFYALPQSPQLFKQLLMVAGFDRYFQIVRCFRDEDLRADRQPEFTQLDVEMSFVEAEDVMSIMERLIVYVFREAAGIELPTPFPRLRYDDAIDRFGSDKPDLRFPMELVDVSEIVRGSEFRVFTSALRQGGRVKVLNVKGKGDMSRRELDELTELAKQWGAKGLAWMAVEAGGVRSPIAKFLSEEVLQAVLKAAQAEPGDLLLFAADQREVAAEILGRLRLRLGRQIYKPDPMTFAPVWIVDWPLFHRDPETGKLESAHHPFTSPVDEDIELLDTNPAAVRAKAYDLVINGYELGGGSIRIHRRDVQEKVFRVLGLSDEQARDKFGFLLDAFEHGTPPHGGLAFGFDRLIMLLVGTDNIRDVIAFPKTQSATCLLTQAPAPVDEEQLKELHIRVAAPPPARS; encoded by the coding sequence ATGGCGCCGTCGACTAGGTGGCAGCGTACGCATGGATGCGGCGAGCTTCGGCTCGAGCACGTAGGCCAAGAAGTGATCCTGAACGGCTGGGTGCACCGCCGGCGGGACCACGGGGGACTCATTTTCGTCGACTTGCGCGACCGCAGCGGGATTGTCCAGCTGGTGTTCAGCCCGCAGACGGACGCTGAGGCCTTTGCGGTCGCGGAGACGCTGCGCAACGAGTACGTCGTGTCGGTGCGCGGGAAGGTGCGGCGGCGCATTCCGGGAGCGGAGAATCCCGAGCTGCCCACGGGCGACATCGAAGTCGACGCGACGCACGTGCAGGTCCTCAACCGCGCCGGCACGCTCCCGTTCAGCATTTCCGACCGGATCGACGTCGACGAGGCAGTCCGGCTGCGCTACCGCTTTCTCGACTTGCGCCGCCCGTCGATGCAGCGGGTCTTCATCGTGCGGCACAAGGCGGCCAAGGCGGTGCGGGATTTCCTGGACGCCGAGGGCTTCCTTGAGATCGAGACGCCCATGCTTACCCGCAGCACGCCCGAAGGCGCGCGGGACTACTTGGTGCCGAGCCGCCTTCACCCCGGCCACTTTTACGCTCTTCCGCAGTCGCCGCAGCTGTTCAAGCAGCTGCTGATGGTGGCCGGCTTTGACCGGTATTTCCAGATCGTGCGCTGCTTCCGCGACGAAGACTTGCGGGCGGACCGCCAGCCCGAGTTTACCCAGCTCGACGTTGAAATGTCTTTCGTCGAGGCGGAAGACGTCATGTCGATTATGGAGCGCCTCATCGTTTACGTCTTCCGCGAAGCCGCCGGCATCGAGCTGCCGACGCCGTTCCCGCGCCTGCGCTACGACGACGCCATCGACCGTTTCGGCAGCGACAAGCCGGACTTGCGCTTTCCCATGGAGCTGGTGGACGTTTCCGAGATCGTCCGCGGCAGCGAGTTCCGCGTGTTCACGTCGGCCCTGCGGCAGGGCGGTCGCGTCAAAGTGCTCAACGTCAAGGGCAAGGGCGACATGAGCCGGCGCGAGCTGGACGAGCTGACGGAGTTGGCCAAGCAGTGGGGCGCCAAGGGGCTGGCTTGGATGGCCGTGGAGGCCGGCGGCGTTCGCTCGCCCATCGCCAAGTTCTTGTCCGAAGAGGTGCTGCAGGCCGTCCTGAAGGCGGCGCAAGCCGAGCCGGGCGACTTGCTGCTCTTCGCCGCAGATCAGAGGGAGGTGGCGGCGGAGATCCTAGGACGGCTGCGCCTGCGCTTGGGCCGGCAGATCTATAAGCCGGATCCGATGACGTTCGCGCCGGTGTGGATCGTCGACTGGCCGCTGTTCCACCGGGATCCGGAAACTGGCAAGTTGGAGTCGGCTCACCACCCGTTCACCTCGCCGGTCGATGAAGACATCGAGCTGCTGGACACGAATCCGGCCGCGGTGCGGGCGAAAGCCTACGACCTGGTCATCAACGGGTACGAGCTGGGCGGCGGCAGCATCCGGATTCACCGGCGCGACGTGCAGGAGAAGGTATTCCGCGTGCTGGGCCTGTCCGACGAGCAGGCGCGCGACAAGTTCGGCTTTCTGCTGGATGCCTTCGAGCACGGCACGCCGCCGCACGGGGGCCTGGCGTTCGGTTTCGACCGGCTGATTATGTTGCTGGTCGGCACCGACAACATCCGCGACGTCATCGCTTTCCCGAAGACCCAAAGCGCGACGTGCCTTTTGACGCAAGCGCCTGCGCCTGTGGACGAGGAGCAGCTCAAGGAACTTCACATCCGGGTCGCGGCGCCGCCGCCGGCCCGGAGCTAG
- a CDS encoding histidine--tRNA ligase codes for MTAPRGTTDILPSEARRWAALEAAFREVCALYGYGEIRTPIFEHTEVFARGIGTYTDVVSKEMYTFEDRGGRSLTLRPEGTAGVVRAYLERNLGAEAQPVKLFYTGPMFRYERPQAGRARQFHHLGVECIGSADPAVDVEVISLFAALLRRIGLNEYTIHLNSIGCPACRPAYVQRLQEALAPVKDRLCASCQERLERNPLRVLDCKRDECRALTRDVPSILDALCGECAEHFRQVRAYLDDLGMAYVLTPRLVRGLDYYTRTVFEFVSPRLGAQDAIGGGGRYDGLVETLGGPPTPAVGFAAGMERLLLALSPGEQEAAPAFDVYVATLGQAGRRVGVALAEKLRRAGLRVDLDYMGRSLKGQMRQANRLGVPVTLIVGDEEAAAGTIRLRDMRTGEERVVRAEEILDAMAAARSVV; via the coding sequence TTGACGGCGCCGCGAGGGACTACGGACATCCTGCCCTCGGAGGCGCGCCGGTGGGCGGCGCTGGAGGCCGCGTTCCGCGAAGTGTGCGCCTTGTACGGCTACGGGGAAATCCGCACACCCATCTTCGAGCACACGGAAGTGTTTGCCCGCGGCATCGGCACGTACACGGACGTCGTGTCGAAAGAGATGTACACCTTCGAGGACCGGGGCGGGCGCAGCTTGACGCTGCGGCCCGAGGGCACGGCAGGCGTCGTGCGCGCTTATCTGGAGCGGAATCTCGGAGCGGAAGCGCAACCTGTCAAGTTGTTTTACACCGGGCCCATGTTTCGTTACGAGCGGCCGCAGGCCGGACGCGCCCGGCAGTTCCACCACCTGGGCGTCGAGTGCATCGGCAGCGCCGATCCGGCCGTGGACGTGGAGGTCATTTCCCTCTTCGCCGCCTTGCTGCGGCGCATCGGGTTGAACGAATACACCATTCACCTGAACAGCATCGGCTGCCCGGCCTGCCGGCCCGCCTACGTGCAGCGGCTGCAGGAAGCGCTGGCGCCCGTCAAAGACCGGCTCTGCGCCAGCTGCCAGGAGCGGCTGGAACGGAACCCGCTGCGGGTGCTGGACTGCAAGCGGGACGAGTGCCGGGCGCTTACCCGGGACGTGCCTTCCATTCTCGACGCGTTGTGCGGCGAGTGCGCAGAGCACTTCCGCCAAGTGCGCGCCTACCTGGACGATTTGGGCATGGCGTACGTCCTCACGCCCCGGCTGGTGCGGGGGCTCGACTACTACACGCGGACGGTATTCGAGTTCGTGTCGCCGCGGCTCGGCGCGCAGGACGCCATTGGCGGCGGCGGCCGCTACGACGGGCTGGTGGAGACGCTGGGCGGCCCGCCGACGCCGGCCGTCGGCTTCGCGGCCGGCATGGAGCGCCTGTTGCTGGCCCTGTCGCCCGGGGAACAGGAGGCTGCCCCGGCATTCGACGTGTACGTCGCCACGCTGGGCCAGGCGGGGCGCCGGGTCGGCGTGGCGCTGGCGGAAAAACTGCGCCGGGCCGGGTTGCGGGTGGATTTGGACTACATGGGGCGCAGCCTGAAAGGGCAAATGCGCCAGGCCAACCGGCTGGGCGTGCCGGTGACGCTCATCGTCGGCGACGAAGAAGCCGCTGCGGGCACGATTCGGTTGCGCGACATGCGCACGGGCGAAGAGCGGGTCGTGCGCGCCGAGGAAATCCTGGACGCAATGGCTGCAGCGAGGAGCGTGGTATAG